The Streptomyces rubrogriseus genomic sequence GGTCACGCCCTCGCGCCGGACGGTGTCGGCCAGGTAGGCCGGGTCGGTGTGGCCCCCGGGCCGGGCCACGACCAGGGTGGCCCCCTGGACGAGCGGCCAGAAGAACTCCCACACGGACACGTCGAAACCGGACGGCGTCTTCTGCAGCACCCGGTCGGACGGCTCCAGGCCGTAGGTGTCCTGCATCCAGGCCAGCCGGTTGACGATCGCCCGGTGGGAGATCACCACGCCCTTGGGGCGGCCGGTGGAACCCGAGGTGTAGATGACGTAGGCGGGGTGGCCGGGGGCGGGCAGCGCCCGCGGGAGGGCGACGGGCGGGGCGGGGGCCGCCGCGGCGGCCCCCGCCGCGGCCGGCTCGTCGAGCAGCAGCCGCGGTGTGCCGTCCCCGGGCAGCCGGTCCGCCGTGTCCCGGGTGGTCAGCACCAGCATCGCGCCCGCGTCCCGCAGGATGTGCGCGATGCGGTCGGCCGGATAGCCGGGGTCCACGGGCACGTACGCCGCGCCCGACTTGAGCACCGCGAGCAGCGCCACCACCAGCTCCGCGGACCGCTCCACGGCGACCGCGACGAACCGCTCCGGGCCCGCGCCCCGCGCCGTCAACGCACCGGCCAGCCGCTCGGCGCGGGCGTCCAGTTCGGCGTACGTCAGGGAGGTGCCCTCGTACACCAGGGCCTCGTGCCCGGGTGTGCGGGCGGCCCGCGCGGCGAACAGCTCGGGCAGCGTGGTCTCCGGGACCTCGTGGGCGGTGTCGTTCCACCCGTCGAGGACCCGCTCCCGCTCGTCCGGCGTCAGCAGCGCGACCTCGTCGACGGTGGCGGCGGGGTCGGCCGCCAGCTCCGCCAGGAACCGGACGAAGCGTTCCTGCAACGCCGTCAGGTCCTGGCCGTCGTACACCTGCGGGTTGCCCTCGAAGTCGACGCGCAGGCCGGACTCGGGGGTGCCGGTCAGCACGATGCTCAGGTCGGTGGTCGGACCCGAACTGATGCTGCGTATCAGGCCGACCGGACCGCCGAAGTCCACCGGACTGAGGTACGGCATGACGTTGACGGTGGGCCCCGACACCCCCGCTCCGCCCAGCTCGCGGTCGAGGTCCTCGCCGCGGAAGCGGCTGTGCGCCAGGAGGCCGCTCATCGCCTCGGACACGGTCTCGACCACCCGCGCGAAACTCTCGCCGGGGCGCACCGCCAGCCGCAGCGGCAGCCGGTTGGAGACCATGCCGGGGGTGATCCGGGCGTTCGCGCCGTAGCGCCCGGTGACCGGCACCGACACCACGACGTCCCGGGCGCCCGTGGTCCGGTGCAGGAAGGCGGCCACACCGGCGATGACCACGCGCGCCCAGTGCGCACCGGTCGCCTCGGCGGCCCGGCCGAGCACCTCCGTGCGCTCCGGGGGCAGGCCCAGGCTCGTCACGGTCGGCGCGAGGGCCCGGCCGCCGCCGCGCCCGGTGAGCGAGACGGGCTCGGGGCGGTCGGCGAACAGGCCGGTCCAGTAGGCCCGGTCACGCTCGTACCGCGCCGACGCGCGGTAGGCCTCCTCGCCCGCGACCATCCGGTCCGTGTCCCCGAAGGCGGCCGCGGGCACCGCACGCCCGTCCCGCAGCGCGCGGTACACCTCGGCCAGCCGCTCGTAGAACAGGGCCATGCTGGTGCCGTCGATCACGATGTGGTGGACGCCCAGGTAGTACAGGTGCCGGCCCCCGCCGAGCGTGAACAGCGCGTGGCTGCTCAGCCCGGGCCGGTCCAGCGGCAGCGGCGTCGCGCGGTCCCGCTCCATCCACCGCTGGGCCTCGCCCTCGGGGTCCTGGTGACCGGAGAGGTCGATGTGGCGCAGCAGCACGGGGGTGTACGGCACCCCGTCCGGGTCCTCGACGGCGGCCGAACCCTCCGGCGCGGGCGGGCAGTACGCGCGGTACGGCCGGCCCTCCTCGTCGGTGAGGAAGCGCGAGCAGAGCGTCTCCGTACCGGCCACGGTGTGCCGCAGCGCCTCGCTCAGCACCGCGTGGTCCAGGGGTCCGTCGATCTCCAGGCAGGAGCCCGTCCGATAGTGCGCGCCACGCGGATCCAGCTGCTGGGCGAGCCACACCTCGTGCTGCGCGCTCGTCAGACCGTGCCGAACCGAAGAGTTCTCAGACACCTGTCTCCTCACAATGCAAAACAAACAAGATGTGTGCCCGTGCGGCATTTACCGGACGGCATTAAATTGAGGGCGAACTGGGACGCTAGCAAGGCTGCGACGAGCTGGTCAATATGCTTATTGGGGAAGATAACCGCAGGTAGGAGCCTTGATAACCAGTCGATAGCGAGGTTATACGGGTCATTTGTAGAGTGTGGCCACGCGCATTTCTCATTACTGCCGGAGAAAGAGAGGACCTCCTTCCCTCTCCCCGGCGGGCGTTCCCTCAGCGCTCCCTCCTTTCCCCTTCCTTCATTGGAGAGCCGCCATGCCGCCCAGTGACATCGCGTACGCCGAGCTGTACGTCGCGGACGACCGGGAGGCCTCCGGCTTCCTCGTCGACAGCCTCGGTTTCGTCCCCCTGGCGGTGGCGGGCCCCGCCACCGGCACCCACGACCGCCGGTCCACGGTGCTGCGCAGCGGCGAGGTCACGCTCGTGGTCACCCAGGCGCTGGCGCCGGACACCCCGGTCGCCCGCTACGTGGAGCGGCACGGCGACTCCATCGCCGACCTCGCCTTCGGCTGCGACGACGTGCGCTCCTGCTTCGACCGCGCGGTCCTCGCCGGTGCCGAGGCGCTGCAGGCCCCGACGCCCTCCCACCGGGCGGGCCAGGACGCGTGGTTCGCCACCGTCTCCGGCTTCGGGGACATCCGGCACACCCTGGTCCCGGCGGCGGGCGGGGACGGCGCGGGGCTGCTGCCGCCCGACCGGGACTGGGCGCTGCTCCCGGCCGCCACCGGCCGCACGGGGCCGCGGCCCCTCCTCGACCACGTGGCCGTCTGCCTGGAGTCCGGCACGCTGCGGAGCACCGCCGAGTTCTACGAAGCGGCCTTCGAGATGCCCTACTACTCCTCCGAGTACATCGAGGTGGGCGAGCAGGCGATGGACTCCATCGTCGTGCGCAACGCCGGCGGCGGTATCACCTTCACGCTCATCGAGCCGGACGACACCCGGGTGCCGGGCCAGATCGACCAGTTCCTGAGCGCGCACGACGGGCCGGGCGTCCAGCACCTGGCCTTCCTGGTGGACGACATCGTCGGCTCGGTCCGCTCGCTCGGCGACCGCGGCGTGGCCTTCCTGCGCACCCCGGGTGCCTACTACGACCTGCTCACCGAGCGGGTCGGCGCGATGGCCGACGCCATCGAGGACCTGCGCGAGACCAACGTCCTCGCGGACCGCGACGAGTGGGGCTACCTGCTGCAGATCTTCACCCGCTCGCCCTACCCGCGCGGCACCC encodes the following:
- the hppD gene encoding 4-hydroxyphenylpyruvate dioxygenase gives rise to the protein MPPSDIAYAELYVADDREASGFLVDSLGFVPLAVAGPATGTHDRRSTVLRSGEVTLVVTQALAPDTPVARYVERHGDSIADLAFGCDDVRSCFDRAVLAGAEALQAPTPSHRAGQDAWFATVSGFGDIRHTLVPAAGGDGAGLLPPDRDWALLPAATGRTGPRPLLDHVAVCLESGTLRSTAEFYEAAFEMPYYSSEYIEVGEQAMDSIVVRNAGGGITFTLIEPDDTRVPGQIDQFLSAHDGPGVQHLAFLVDDIVGSVRSLGDRGVAFLRTPGAYYDLLTERVGAMADAIEDLRETNVLADRDEWGYLLQIFTRSPYPRGTLFYEYIQRNGARGFGSSNIKALYEAVEREREVAGR